Proteins encoded within one genomic window of Saccharopolyspora pogona:
- a CDS encoding MurR/RpiR family transcriptional regulator, translated as MSTAHNDEIFGNADAQWLGDVLPDVPLSKAQSRVVDVIARNPQLASYADIAEIAQRADVNNSTVVRAAQTLGYRGWPDLQRELRARYLVLISSEDTLVEHGEHRSPLHDALTHDIDNLRQTLDTNTAADAEAAIAALAAARSILVVGVGSFAGPASVMAHLGSTMGYPISLENRAGVHLATAINSLGPSDVLVVINMWRSMKQLIATTEAARAAGATIIAITDMRRGRLATTVADHLLIVPSEGISFFQSVTAATSVVYGLLAGMQAAQPERSRAAIRRTQQLWKDLDIYLD; from the coding sequence GTGTCCACAGCACACAACGACGAGATCTTCGGCAACGCCGACGCCCAGTGGCTGGGTGACGTCTTGCCCGACGTGCCGCTCTCCAAGGCGCAGTCGCGCGTGGTCGACGTGATCGCCCGCAATCCGCAACTGGCGTCCTACGCGGACATCGCCGAGATCGCGCAGCGGGCCGACGTCAACAACTCCACCGTGGTCCGCGCCGCCCAGACGCTGGGCTACCGGGGCTGGCCGGACCTGCAGCGCGAGCTGCGCGCCCGCTACCTGGTGCTGATCTCCTCCGAGGACACGCTCGTCGAGCACGGCGAGCACCGGAGCCCGCTGCACGACGCCCTGACGCACGACATCGACAACCTGCGCCAGACGCTGGACACCAACACCGCCGCCGACGCGGAGGCCGCCATCGCGGCACTGGCCGCGGCCAGGTCGATCCTCGTGGTCGGCGTCGGCTCCTTCGCCGGCCCGGCCAGCGTCATGGCCCACCTCGGTTCCACCATGGGCTACCCGATCTCCCTGGAGAACCGGGCCGGGGTGCACCTGGCCACCGCCATCAACAGCCTGGGACCGAGCGACGTCCTGGTGGTCATCAACATGTGGCGATCCATGAAGCAGCTCATAGCCACCACCGAGGCAGCCCGCGCCGCAGGCGCGACGATCATCGCGATCACCGACATGCGCCGAGGCCGGCTGGCCACCACCGTGGCCGACCACCTGCTGATCGTGCCGTCGGAAGGCATTTCCTTCTTCCAGTCCGTCACCGCGGCCACCTCGGTCGTCTACGGGCTGCTCGCCGGGATGCAAGCGGCCCAGCCGGAACGCAGCCGCGCCGCCATCCGCCGCACCCAGCAGCTGTGGAAGGACCTGGACATCTACCTCGACTAG
- a CDS encoding NAD(P)-dependent oxidoreductase: protein MDKQIAVVGLGSMGGAMASTLHRAGWQVSGFDPSPDARSAAGSGGIRTVDDVGLLAGTPCVVLSLPSAHLVEATVPQLLETGTIAIVDTTTSEPATSAKLAALAAERGAAFVDAPVSGGRDGAATGRLTAFVGATPEALDAARPVLEALTGGQFQHLGGPGSGNVVKLLNNVLAAANLVSVGEALAVAKAYGVDPAIAAAGISGASGGSKVSAAMYPDWVLSGTHDSGFSLGLMARDAALAIEIAGQRGEQPGLLAAASQRWQDALARLGPSADFTEIARTVAPSLTREGSPKS from the coding sequence ATGGACAAGCAAATCGCCGTCGTCGGCCTGGGGTCGATGGGTGGTGCCATGGCCTCCACCCTGCACCGGGCCGGCTGGCAGGTGTCCGGGTTCGACCCCTCCCCCGACGCGCGTTCCGCCGCAGGAAGTGGCGGCATCCGCACCGTGGACGACGTCGGCTTGCTGGCCGGAACGCCCTGCGTCGTCCTCTCGCTGCCCTCGGCCCACCTGGTCGAGGCGACGGTCCCCCAACTGCTGGAGACGGGCACCATCGCGATCGTCGACACGACGACGTCGGAGCCGGCCACCAGCGCCAAGCTCGCCGCCCTCGCCGCCGAACGGGGCGCGGCCTTCGTGGACGCACCCGTCTCGGGCGGGCGAGACGGGGCCGCGACGGGCCGGTTGACCGCGTTCGTCGGGGCCACGCCAGAAGCCCTCGACGCGGCCCGGCCTGTGCTGGAGGCCCTGACCGGCGGCCAGTTCCAGCACCTCGGCGGCCCCGGCTCCGGCAACGTGGTCAAGCTGCTCAACAACGTCCTGGCCGCGGCCAACCTGGTGTCCGTCGGTGAGGCCCTAGCCGTCGCGAAGGCCTACGGCGTGGATCCCGCCATCGCCGCGGCGGGGATCAGCGGAGCTTCCGGCGGCAGCAAGGTCTCCGCCGCGATGTACCCGGACTGGGTGCTCTCCGGCACCCACGACTCCGGTTTCTCCCTCGGGCTGATGGCCCGGGACGCCGCCCTGGCCATCGAGATCGCCGGCCAGCGCGGCGAGCAGCCCGGCCTGCTGGCCGCCGCGAGCCAGCGCTGGCAGGACGCCCTCGCCCGCCTCGGCCCCAGCGCCGACTTCACCGAGATCGCGCGAACAGTCGCCCCCTCCCTCACCCGCGAAGGGTCCCCCAAATCATGA
- a CDS encoding aldehyde dehydrogenase family protein → MSTIPATSSAASARQALDAAFPQGLGAFIDGAIVNGGGERITLTSAATGEDYADFNDPGREGADAILTSAVHGAAKWAATDAFERAAILRGVSSTISEHAEELAVLESATTGKPLRDTRGEAAKVAEMFGYYAGWADKLMGRTIPVPGNWHTYTERVPWGVVVAITPWNAPLFTAGWNSAAPLAAGNAVVVKPSEFTPASTVRLAQLAHQAGLPEGVFNVAVGLGGTVGAALTSNPRVGKVSFVGSVATGRRVAVSAAQAGIPAVLELGGKSANIVFADADLDRAADGAIAAVFSGAGQSCVAGSRLLVQRSVHAEFVERVAERAARLRLGDPLDPDTEVGPIITAPQFATVTSLIEAGLQDGGRRVTGAELPAALTGTALAAGHWVAPTLLDGVTPANRLETSEVFGPVVGADAFDTEAEAIDRANGTNFGLAGAVWTGDVSRAHHVARSVKAGTFWINSYKTIHVAVPFGGFGDSGHGRSSGPGVLDEYTQTKAVWVPTRAAGAPFPSLSY, encoded by the coding sequence ATGAGCACCATCCCGGCCACTTCTTCGGCCGCCTCTGCACGCCAGGCCTTGGACGCCGCCTTCCCGCAAGGCCTCGGCGCCTTCATCGACGGCGCCATCGTCAATGGCGGCGGCGAGCGCATCACCCTCACCTCCGCCGCCACCGGCGAGGACTACGCCGACTTCAACGATCCCGGCCGAGAGGGCGCCGACGCCATCCTGACCAGCGCGGTCCACGGGGCCGCGAAGTGGGCCGCGACGGACGCCTTCGAACGGGCGGCGATCCTGCGCGGGGTCTCCAGCACCATCTCCGAGCACGCCGAGGAACTGGCCGTGCTGGAGTCCGCCACCACCGGAAAGCCGCTCCGGGACACCCGGGGAGAGGCGGCCAAGGTCGCCGAAATGTTCGGCTACTACGCGGGGTGGGCCGACAAGCTGATGGGCCGGACCATCCCCGTCCCCGGCAACTGGCACACCTACACCGAACGCGTCCCCTGGGGCGTCGTCGTGGCCATCACCCCGTGGAACGCGCCGCTGTTCACGGCCGGTTGGAACTCAGCCGCCCCGCTGGCCGCCGGCAACGCCGTCGTCGTCAAACCCAGCGAGTTCACCCCGGCCTCCACCGTCAGGCTGGCCCAGCTGGCGCACCAGGCGGGTCTGCCGGAAGGCGTCTTCAATGTCGCCGTCGGCCTCGGGGGCACCGTCGGCGCCGCGCTCACCAGCAACCCGCGCGTCGGGAAGGTCTCGTTCGTCGGCTCGGTGGCCACCGGCCGCCGGGTTGCGGTATCGGCGGCCCAGGCCGGTATCCCGGCCGTCCTCGAACTCGGCGGCAAGAGCGCCAACATCGTCTTCGCCGACGCGGACCTGGACCGCGCGGCCGACGGTGCCATCGCGGCCGTGTTCTCCGGCGCCGGGCAGTCCTGCGTGGCCGGCTCGCGGCTGCTGGTGCAGCGCAGTGTCCACGCCGAGTTCGTCGAACGCGTTGCGGAGCGGGCGGCGCGATTGCGCCTCGGCGATCCGCTCGACCCCGACACCGAGGTCGGCCCGATCATCACCGCACCGCAGTTCGCCACCGTGACCTCCCTGATCGAGGCGGGCCTGCAGGACGGCGGCCGCCGGGTCACCGGCGCGGAGCTGCCCGCCGCGTTGACCGGCACCGCGCTGGCAGCCGGTCACTGGGTCGCGCCTACCCTGCTCGACGGGGTCACACCCGCCAACCGGTTGGAGACCAGCGAGGTGTTCGGTCCCGTTGTCGGCGCCGACGCATTCGACACCGAGGCGGAAGCGATCGACCGGGCCAACGGCACGAACTTCGGCCTGGCGGGCGCGGTGTGGACCGGCGACGTGTCCCGCGCCCACCACGTGGCACGCTCGGTCAAGGCCGGCACTTTCTGGATCAACTCCTACAAGACGATCCACGTCGCCGTCCCCTTCGGCGGCTTCGGCGACTCCGGCCACGGCCGCTCCTCCGGCCCGGGTGTGCTCGACGAGTACACCCAGACCAAGGCCGTCTGGGTGCCCACCCGCGCCGCAGGCGCACCGTTCCCATCGCTGAGCTACTAG
- a CDS encoding DUF3100 domain-containing protein, with amino-acid sequence MTTSTAPAEAGTKQTLPIAALALVIALVVQFVGQVKIDLGIGSIIIFPMVWGLVLGLLVSVQRFKPLGLDLQKAASALVGVAVMLLVARLAFNIGPSLPTLVKAGPALLLQEIGHLLGTIALALPLAVLLRMGKATVGATFSLDREPSFAMVSEKYGPDSDQYRGVLAMYVFGTLFGAVFITLLTSLVANWRIFDPLALAMGAGVGSGSMMAASTASIVDAYPAGEEAILGMAAVSNLITTILGVYVGIYIALPLADRVYRLLTGGRDTTAPGSSAPAASAGAGSDEVADNRAFREQVAAASAQVTLPMWRSLGVLTVLGIGTASIAAGALSWKVVGGYAVLLALVLVGLLLAKVSRKISAIVWITTVGAYISSPWFSGAEVLNPLVKSVDFLSIATIMLTLAGLSLGKDIPLLRRIGWKIIPVGLVAITASFLLSTVIAEFALGLWG; translated from the coding sequence ATGACCACTTCCACCGCCCCGGCCGAGGCCGGAACGAAACAAACGCTGCCGATCGCCGCCCTGGCGCTGGTCATCGCGCTGGTCGTCCAGTTCGTCGGCCAAGTCAAGATCGATCTGGGCATTGGGTCCATCATCATCTTCCCGATGGTGTGGGGGCTGGTCCTCGGCCTGCTGGTGTCGGTGCAGCGGTTCAAGCCGCTCGGCCTGGACCTGCAGAAGGCGGCCTCGGCCTTGGTCGGCGTGGCGGTGATGCTGCTGGTGGCCCGGCTCGCCTTCAACATCGGCCCGAGCCTGCCGACCCTGGTCAAAGCGGGGCCCGCCCTGCTGCTGCAGGAGATCGGCCACCTGCTCGGGACGATCGCCCTCGCCCTGCCGCTGGCCGTGCTGCTGCGCATGGGCAAGGCCACGGTCGGCGCCACGTTCTCCCTCGACCGCGAGCCGTCGTTCGCGATGGTCTCGGAGAAGTACGGGCCGGACTCGGACCAGTACCGCGGCGTGCTGGCGATGTACGTATTCGGCACGCTCTTCGGCGCGGTGTTCATCACGCTCCTGACGTCCCTCGTGGCGAACTGGCGGATCTTCGATCCGCTGGCGCTGGCCATGGGCGCGGGAGTCGGGTCCGGCTCGATGATGGCGGCGTCCACGGCGAGCATCGTGGACGCGTATCCGGCCGGTGAAGAGGCCATCCTGGGCATGGCCGCCGTGTCGAACCTGATCACCACGATCCTGGGCGTGTACGTCGGGATCTACATCGCGCTGCCGCTGGCCGACCGGGTCTACCGGCTGCTCACCGGAGGCCGGGACACCACCGCTCCGGGATCGAGCGCGCCAGCGGCTTCCGCCGGTGCCGGGTCGGACGAGGTCGCGGACAACCGCGCGTTCCGGGAGCAGGTCGCCGCGGCCTCCGCCCAGGTCACGCTGCCGATGTGGCGGTCGCTCGGGGTACTGACGGTGCTGGGCATCGGCACCGCCTCGATCGCGGCCGGTGCCTTGAGCTGGAAGGTCGTCGGCGGTTACGCGGTGCTCCTGGCCCTGGTCCTGGTCGGGCTCCTCCTGGCGAAGGTGTCCCGGAAGATCTCGGCGATCGTTTGGATCACCACGGTGGGCGCCTACATCTCGAGCCCCTGGTTCTCCGGCGCAGAGGTGCTGAACCCGCTGGTGAAGTCGGTGGACTTCCTCTCGATCGCCACCATCATGCTGACCCTGGCGGGGCTGTCGCTGGGCAAGGACATCCCGCTGCTGCGGCGGATCGGCTGGAAGATCATCCCGGTGGGCCTGGTCGCGATCACGGCATCGTTCCTCCTGTCGACCGTGATCGCCGAGTTCGCCCTCGGCCTTTGGGGCTGA
- a CDS encoding GGDEF domain-containing protein, with the protein MRENDPLMAGLVPEPDRHVRMLLESGRPNAAGLAFRRLIADGANHVDGPWDSSVVLVHRAYLAWRLDRIPLALDLVAEGWTVLDVDRPQGGSDAQAMGMLGDLLQAVGHHDAARELITQSVQVARRCGEPEVLAHCLEREANCWQLRAMEANGTANECFRMALELFDEALSLASPGQVRNRVQAGSARALAALGHVAEAESRAVQALTASEEAEDRYTSAIANWVLAEIRRHQHRLAEARTFASRAVETAEWIRDTRLRMRFSLALTTICRELDDPVGEAAALRSLVGASRTTMRVLQVGLGQALEQRRVAIQAQRQESAAQQDACRDPLTGLLNRRGVEHRTSAADQVAVRWLVVMDIDNFKEINDAAGHTAGDAVLQEVARLLRRECRSDDLVCRWAGDEFVVLLADREPDPGSDGPELAERIRAAVETHDWTPQVGPRPRPPTISVGVAVGPTHFDPLFAAADRALYRAKHAGRNRVEVESNQAPPPAQT; encoded by the coding sequence GTGCGGGAAAACGATCCGTTGATGGCGGGGCTGGTCCCCGAGCCGGACCGGCACGTCCGGATGCTGCTGGAGTCCGGCCGCCCGAACGCCGCCGGCCTCGCCTTCAGGCGGCTGATCGCCGACGGGGCCAACCACGTCGATGGCCCGTGGGACTCCAGCGTCGTGCTCGTGCACCGGGCCTACCTGGCGTGGCGGCTGGATCGGATTCCGCTCGCCCTCGACCTCGTCGCCGAGGGGTGGACAGTGCTCGACGTCGACCGGCCGCAGGGTGGCTCCGACGCCCAGGCGATGGGCATGCTCGGGGATCTGCTGCAGGCAGTCGGGCACCACGACGCCGCGCGCGAGCTCATCACCCAGTCGGTTCAGGTCGCCCGGCGCTGCGGTGAGCCGGAGGTCCTCGCGCATTGCCTGGAGCGGGAGGCCAACTGCTGGCAACTGCGGGCCATGGAGGCCAACGGCACCGCCAACGAGTGCTTCCGCATGGCGCTGGAGCTCTTCGACGAAGCGCTGTCGCTGGCCTCCCCAGGACAGGTCCGCAACCGCGTTCAGGCCGGCAGCGCTCGGGCGCTGGCCGCACTCGGGCACGTCGCCGAAGCGGAGAGCCGCGCGGTGCAGGCCCTGACGGCGAGCGAGGAAGCGGAGGACCGCTACACCTCGGCGATCGCGAACTGGGTGCTCGCCGAGATCCGTCGGCACCAGCACCGCCTGGCCGAAGCCCGGACTTTCGCCAGCCGAGCCGTCGAAACAGCGGAATGGATCCGGGACACCAGGCTGCGGATGCGGTTCTCGCTGGCCCTGACCACGATCTGCCGAGAGCTGGACGACCCAGTCGGCGAAGCCGCCGCGCTGCGCAGCCTGGTCGGCGCCAGCAGAACGACGATGCGCGTGCTGCAGGTCGGGCTCGGTCAGGCCCTGGAGCAACGCCGCGTCGCCATCCAGGCGCAGCGCCAGGAGTCCGCCGCGCAGCAGGACGCGTGCCGGGACCCGCTGACCGGCCTGCTCAACCGGCGCGGCGTGGAGCACCGGACCTCGGCCGCCGATCAGGTCGCGGTGCGATGGCTGGTCGTGATGGACATCGACAACTTCAAGGAGATCAACGACGCCGCGGGCCACACCGCAGGCGACGCCGTCTTACAGGAGGTGGCCCGGCTGCTGCGGCGCGAGTGCCGCTCCGACGACCTCGTCTGCCGATGGGCGGGCGACGAGTTCGTGGTACTGCTCGCCGACCGGGAACCGGATCCTGGCTCCGACGGTCCGGAGCTGGCCGAGCGCATCCGCGCCGCGGTGGAGACCCACGACTGGACGCCGCAGGTAGGCCCGAGACCCCGACCGCCGACCATCAGCGTCGGCGTCGCCGTCGGCCCCACCCATTTCGACCCCCTATTCGCCGCCGCCGACCGAGCCCTCTACCGGGCGAAGCACGCCGGCCGCAACCGGGTCGAGGTCGAAAGCAACCAGGCCCCTCCTCCTGCACAGACCTGA
- a CDS encoding acyl-CoA desaturase, producing MVASDVSESNPQPLLAGRRPLAPHLSVYAFILVPFLALIATVPLVWGWGLRWWDALLAAGWYVFTILGVTVGYHRYFTHGAFRAKRWMRIALAVAGSMAVQGPILHWVADHRRHHAFADREGDPHSPWAFGTSPVALARGFWHAHMGWIFDRDLTNQQRFAPDLLADPDIRLVHRLFGPLTVATFALPALCGGLITGTWWGAATSFFWAGLVRVAFLHHVTWSVNSICHMFGERPFRSRDKAANFWPLALLSMGESWHNLHHADPTCARHGVRPGQIDISARLIRIFEKLGWVTHVRWPTARRLARLSVDD from the coding sequence ATGGTCGCCAGCGACGTGTCCGAGTCGAATCCCCAACCGCTGCTGGCCGGGCGCAGGCCACTGGCCCCGCACCTGTCGGTCTACGCGTTCATCCTCGTGCCGTTCCTGGCCTTGATCGCGACTGTGCCGCTGGTGTGGGGGTGGGGCTTGCGCTGGTGGGATGCGCTGCTCGCCGCCGGCTGGTACGTGTTCACCATCCTCGGCGTGACGGTCGGCTACCACCGCTACTTCACGCACGGCGCGTTCCGCGCCAAGCGCTGGATGCGCATCGCACTCGCGGTCGCGGGCAGCATGGCGGTCCAGGGACCGATCCTGCACTGGGTCGCAGACCATCGCAGGCACCACGCGTTCGCCGACCGGGAGGGCGATCCGCACTCGCCGTGGGCGTTCGGCACGTCTCCCGTCGCCTTGGCGCGGGGGTTCTGGCACGCGCACATGGGCTGGATCTTCGACCGGGATCTGACGAATCAGCAGCGGTTCGCGCCCGATCTGCTGGCCGACCCCGACATCCGGCTGGTGCACCGGTTGTTCGGGCCGCTGACCGTGGCCACGTTCGCGCTGCCCGCGTTGTGCGGCGGCTTGATCACCGGCACCTGGTGGGGTGCCGCGACGTCCTTCTTCTGGGCCGGGTTGGTACGCGTCGCCTTCCTGCACCACGTGACCTGGTCGGTGAACTCGATCTGCCACATGTTCGGGGAGCGCCCGTTCCGCAGCCGCGACAAGGCGGCCAACTTCTGGCCGCTCGCCCTGCTGAGCATGGGCGAGTCGTGGCACAACCTGCACCACGCCGACCCGACCTGCGCTCGGCATGGCGTCCGGCCTGGCCAGATCGACATCTCCGCGCGGCTGATCCGGATCTTCGAGAAGCTCGGTTGGGTCACCCACGTCCGTTGGCCAACGGCCCGGCGCCTCGCCCGGTTGTCCGTCGACGACTGA
- a CDS encoding LapA family protein, whose translation MSSQRSQRSPDRTHHWASPRAITSLVLVVAAVVLVLENRQAVEIRIFVPLVTMPMWAALAVMLVVGIVAGLLVSRPRR comes from the coding sequence ATGAGCAGTCAGAGGAGCCAGCGTTCACCGGACAGGACGCATCATTGGGCGTCCCCCCGCGCCATCACGAGCTTGGTGCTTGTCGTGGCGGCAGTGGTGCTCGTGCTCGAGAACCGGCAAGCCGTCGAGATCAGGATCTTCGTGCCGTTGGTCACGATGCCGATGTGGGCGGCGCTGGCCGTGATGCTGGTCGTCGGGATCGTCGCCGGGCTCTTGGTGTCCCGTCCCCGGAGGTGA
- a CDS encoding HdeD family acid-resistance protein, which translates to MPNAHVQPATTAAEPLARLGQSWGWLLTFGVLTAIAGILVLVWPGPAVAALAIIVGVQLLVGGIFWFVKAVSAHQENRFALVLLAVLAIIAGVVVLRSPVASVALFPLALGLFWTISGVVETLHDIVAAGVPARGWAIASGLLSVLAGIALLAYPGLGLVTLTYIVGIWLVVYGVVAAVRAVRVRPHAAAAAAAQAGPAPA; encoded by the coding sequence ATGCCGAACGCCCACGTGCAGCCCGCTACGACTGCTGCTGAACCGCTGGCCCGGCTCGGGCAGTCCTGGGGTTGGCTGCTGACCTTCGGGGTCCTGACCGCGATCGCCGGAATTCTAGTGCTGGTGTGGCCAGGACCGGCGGTTGCCGCTTTGGCGATCATTGTCGGAGTGCAGTTGTTGGTCGGCGGGATCTTCTGGTTCGTCAAGGCCGTGAGCGCGCACCAGGAGAATCGCTTCGCCCTGGTTCTGCTTGCCGTGCTGGCCATCATCGCTGGTGTGGTGGTGCTGAGGTCGCCTGTTGCCTCCGTCGCGCTGTTCCCGCTTGCGCTGGGTCTGTTCTGGACGATCAGCGGTGTTGTCGAAACCTTGCACGACATCGTCGCTGCGGGCGTTCCGGCGCGGGGATGGGCGATTGCGTCCGGGCTGCTCAGCGTGCTCGCCGGTATCGCCTTGCTGGCCTACCCCGGCCTCGGGCTGGTGACCCTGACCTACATAGTCGGCATCTGGCTGGTGGTGTACGGGGTTGTCGCCGCTGTCCGAGCAGTTAGAGTGCGGCCGCATGCAGCAGCGGCAGCCGCAGCGCAGGCGGGTCCAGCACCCGCGTAG
- a CDS encoding DUF2277 domain-containing protein gives MCRSIKTLRPPYADDVTDGDIRAAALQYVRKISGFRAPAAHNAAAFEQAVDEIEKATATLLASLEVRGSR, from the coding sequence ATGTGCCGCAGCATCAAGACGCTCCGCCCGCCCTACGCCGATGACGTCACCGACGGTGACATCCGGGCGGCCGCATTGCAGTACGTCCGCAAGATCTCGGGGTTCCGCGCGCCCGCCGCGCACAACGCGGCCGCTTTCGAGCAGGCGGTGGACGAGATCGAGAAGGCCACGGCCACCCTGCTGGCGTCGCTGGAGGTCCGCGGCTCTCGGTAA
- a CDS encoding alpha/beta fold hydrolase, with translation MQTATVALNDIQTHYCTSGSGPAVVFVHGLAEDHRSWRRQQDELTDHHTYAYDLRGHGASTLGDADGTLAQLREDLIAFLAEVSGPAVCVGFSLGGTVVLSAAAQRPDLVTGVAVLGTSSVVGGAAAEFHQRRAEQVGDAAAVLDALREDTTAMLGRSTVDVDDVVARRAESIGDGRGYANAATAMAGLRGNPLTPELAAIKCPVTVIGGENDALCPRKAADILLEALPRATYREIPGAGHLMTVDHPDATTAALRDALSQGSYTPPTTRSRPAGVPRFRTPGP, from the coding sequence TTGCAGACCGCGACGGTCGCGCTGAACGACATCCAGACGCACTACTGCACGAGCGGTTCCGGCCCAGCCGTAGTGTTCGTGCACGGTCTGGCCGAGGACCACCGCAGTTGGCGGCGCCAGCAGGACGAGCTCACCGACCACCACACCTACGCCTACGACCTGCGCGGGCACGGTGCCAGCACGCTCGGCGACGCCGACGGAACCTTGGCCCAGCTGCGCGAGGACCTGATCGCCTTCCTCGCCGAGGTCTCCGGTCCTGCGGTGTGCGTGGGCTTCTCGCTGGGCGGCACGGTGGTGCTCTCCGCCGCCGCACAGCGCCCGGACCTGGTCACTGGCGTCGCCGTGCTCGGCACGTCCTCGGTGGTGGGCGGGGCGGCCGCCGAGTTCCACCAACGACGAGCCGAACAGGTCGGAGACGCCGCGGCGGTGCTCGACGCGCTGCGCGAGGACACCACCGCGATGCTCGGAAGATCCACAGTGGACGTTGACGATGTGGTCGCGCGGCGCGCAGAATCCATCGGCGACGGCCGCGGCTACGCGAACGCGGCGACCGCGATGGCCGGTCTACGCGGAAACCCGCTGACCCCGGAACTGGCCGCGATCAAGTGCCCGGTGACGGTGATCGGCGGCGAGAACGACGCGCTCTGCCCCCGGAAGGCGGCCGACATCCTCCTCGAAGCCCTCCCCCGGGCCACGTACCGGGAGATCCCGGGAGCGGGCCACCTGATGACCGTCGACCACCCGGACGCGACCACCGCCGCACTGCGGGACGCGCTGAGCCAGGGCAGTTACACGCCGCCGACAACACGGAGCCGCCCTGCTGGCGTCCCGCGGTTCAGAACACCAGGGCCATGA
- a CDS encoding GntP family permease, whose amino-acid sequence MSDIVVFANAAITIVGVVVLILRAKISPAIALVLGAIYLGLVSGLGPEQTIKSITTGFGDLMTEVGLLIAFGVLLGSLMASLGAIEKLVGLLVRTFGPRSLPYTFGATVGTVLQSIFADVLLVITAPLASRLSRQIGPYGTARMCAAMALGIEVGLVFVLPGVGAVALAGVLNLSFGKMFIFGLVTAVFTIVATLALFTALAKRGLWNPKLDETEDLPVAEVAEEERSRELPPLPLLLAPLLLALALIAFGAIAEMAGFSSPWVDFLGDPVIALLIGLIGAVVLARWKLPAEQTAAAFKRGFHESGQILILTGVGGSLAQTVKDVGLGELLKGYFSTSTVVPLLLVWLVAAVLHIAIGSVTLASITAAGVLGPVMPLLGIDPVFVALAAGAGSLFVIHATSNTFWLLQTLLPQTTRGALKSVTLTVSAASIIAMIPIQVMALVF is encoded by the coding sequence ATGTCGGACATCGTTGTCTTCGCCAACGCCGCGATCACCATCGTCGGCGTCGTCGTGCTCATCCTCCGGGCCAAGATCAGCCCGGCCATCGCGCTCGTCCTCGGCGCGATCTACCTGGGGCTGGTCTCCGGACTGGGCCCCGAGCAGACCATCAAGTCCATCACCACCGGCTTCGGCGACCTGATGACCGAGGTCGGCCTGCTGATCGCGTTCGGCGTGCTGCTCGGCTCGCTGATGGCCTCCCTCGGCGCGATCGAGAAGCTCGTCGGCCTGCTCGTGCGGACCTTCGGCCCGCGGTCCCTGCCCTACACCTTCGGCGCCACCGTCGGCACCGTCCTGCAGTCGATCTTCGCGGACGTGCTGCTGGTGATCACCGCGCCGCTGGCCAGCCGGCTGTCCCGGCAGATCGGCCCGTACGGCACGGCGCGGATGTGCGCGGCGATGGCGCTGGGCATCGAGGTCGGCCTGGTGTTCGTGCTGCCCGGTGTCGGGGCGGTCGCCCTGGCCGGGGTGCTGAACCTGTCGTTCGGCAAGATGTTCATCTTCGGCCTCGTCACGGCGGTCTTCACCATCGTCGCCACGCTGGCGCTGTTCACGGCGCTGGCCAAGCGCGGCTTGTGGAACCCGAAGCTGGACGAGACCGAGGACTTGCCGGTCGCGGAGGTCGCCGAGGAGGAGCGGTCGCGCGAGCTGCCGCCGCTGCCCCTGCTGCTGGCTCCGCTGCTGCTCGCGCTGGCACTGATCGCCTTCGGTGCCATCGCGGAGATGGCCGGGTTCTCCTCGCCGTGGGTCGACTTCCTCGGCGACCCGGTGATCGCCCTGCTCATCGGCCTGATCGGGGCGGTGGTCCTCGCGCGTTGGAAGCTCCCGGCCGAGCAGACCGCGGCGGCGTTCAAGCGCGGTTTCCACGAAAGCGGCCAGATCCTCATCCTCACGGGTGTCGGCGGCTCGCTGGCGCAGACGGTCAAGGACGTGGGCCTGGGTGAACTGCTGAAGGGCTACTTCTCCACCAGCACGGTCGTCCCGCTGCTGCTGGTGTGGTTGGTGGCCGCGGTGCTGCACATCGCGATCGGCTCAGTGACGCTCGCCTCGATCACCGCCGCCGGCGTGCTGGGCCCAGTCATGCCGCTGCTGGGCATCGACCCGGTCTTCGTCGCCCTGGCGGCGGGCGCGGGTTCGCTGTTCGTCATCCACGCCACCAGCAACACGTTCTGGCTGCTGCAAACCCTGCTGCCGCAAACGACCCGAGGGGCCCTGAAGTCGGTGACGCTGACGGTCTCGGCCGCCTCGATCATCGCGATGATCCCGATCCAGGTCATGGCCCTGGTGTTCTGA